One part of the Thermogemmata fonticola genome encodes these proteins:
- the yidD gene encoding membrane protein insertion efficiency factor YidD: protein MKPWLAWLAAAVRSTGHLCRQGAAALLIGLVRLYQGLIRPLLPPNMCRFQPSCSEYFIAAVRKYGPWRGSLKGLWRLCRCHPWGGSGFDPP, encoded by the coding sequence GTGAAACCCTGGCTGGCTTGGCTCGCGGCAGCGGTGCGCTCGACCGGCCATCTTTGCCGGCAGGGGGCGGCTGCTCTGCTCATCGGTCTGGTTCGCCTCTATCAGGGGCTGATCCGGCCGCTACTGCCTCCCAACATGTGCCGCTTCCAGCCGAGTTGCAGCGAGTATTTCATCGCCGCAGTGCGCAAGTACGGTCCGTGGCGGGGCAGTCTCAAGGGTCTGTGGCGGCTCTGCCGCTGCCATCCGTGGGGCGGGAGCGGCTTCGATCCCCCCTGA
- the rnpA gene encoding ribonuclease P protein component produces the protein MLPDGSRKSGEGGERPPDPTPPLPIEPRALTTAGPPRAEEAGPIQQPEEKGPMKGGQPLPPSVAPEGGGAGEAVSGRGNPPRRYTFPAHLRLKRAVEFERCFAHKVSTADEVLIVYGYPSQLPYPRLGCVVSRKWGKAVRRNRLKRLLREAFRLSQHELPAGIDYVVLPRLTAEVPSLEAIRRSLMRLARRLSRRLAEAAPSPSPPKPPAQQKSPPTQEPPAVQEPPMTQEAPGAQEPPPVQEALGVQEALGVQEAPLASNSPASASLAPEKRS, from the coding sequence ATGCTTCCGGATGGCTCTCGGAAGTCGGGGGAAGGCGGCGAACGACCTCCCGATCCGACTCCGCCGCTGCCGATCGAACCGCGTGCGCTGACGACTGCCGGACCGCCACGAGCGGAGGAGGCGGGGCCGATCCAACAGCCGGAGGAGAAGGGACCGATGAAGGGGGGACAGCCGCTCCCACCCAGTGTCGCACCGGAGGGTGGAGGAGCAGGTGAAGCGGTGTCAGGGAGAGGGAACCCGCCGCGCCGTTACACCTTTCCGGCTCACTTGCGCCTCAAGCGGGCCGTGGAGTTTGAGCGCTGTTTCGCCCACAAAGTCTCCACTGCTGACGAGGTGTTGATCGTTTATGGCTATCCGAGCCAACTGCCTTACCCGCGCCTGGGCTGCGTGGTATCCCGCAAGTGGGGCAAGGCGGTGCGCCGCAATCGCCTCAAGCGGCTGCTCCGGGAAGCCTTTCGCCTGTCGCAGCACGAACTGCCCGCCGGTATCGACTACGTGGTTCTGCCCCGTCTCACTGCGGAGGTTCCCTCTCTGGAGGCCATTCGGCGTTCGCTGATGCGTCTGGCCCGCCGCTTGTCCCGCCGGCTCGCGGAGGCTGCCCCGTCTCCTTCCCCGCCAAAACCACCGGCGCAGCAGAAATCGCCGCCCACCCAGGAACCACCCGCCGTTCAGGAACCCCCGATGACTCAGGAAGCACCTGGGGCGCAGGAGCCACCCCCAGTTCAGGAAGCCCTTGGGGTTCAGGAAGCCCTTGGGGTTCAGGAAGCGCCTTTGGCCTCGAACTCGCCCGCGTCCGCTTCCCTTGCGCCGGAGAAACGATCGTGA
- a CDS encoding DnaJ C-terminal domain-containing protein, translating to MPRDPYEVLGVSRNATAEEIQKAYRKLSKKYHPDRNPGDKQAENAYKEVQEAYEILNDPQKRAAYDRYGFAGPPPGGFGGGFGNAEQVHVDPEMAEELFRRFMGGFGGFGGFGGFSNLEDLFGGPRRRTGSRTRVRATPTVEPVETEVSIPFLTAALGGTVSIQVGGRQIDVKVPPGIEEGKKLRVPAEATGSTDVLLKVHIEPHPYFRREGNDLLLDVPISIAEAILGGSVEVPTLTGERLEVKVQPGTSSGKRARIRGKGIQGGDLYLVFKVMVPPGEVDAHSRELIAEFARRNPYNPRANVPWASA from the coding sequence ATGCCGCGTGATCCGTATGAAGTGCTCGGCGTGTCGCGCAATGCTACTGCCGAGGAGATTCAGAAGGCGTACCGGAAACTGTCCAAGAAATATCACCCGGACCGCAATCCGGGGGATAAGCAGGCGGAGAATGCCTATAAGGAGGTGCAGGAGGCGTATGAGATTCTGAACGATCCGCAGAAGCGGGCGGCCTACGATCGGTACGGGTTCGCCGGTCCGCCGCCGGGGGGATTCGGCGGCGGGTTTGGCAACGCGGAACAGGTCCATGTTGATCCAGAAATGGCGGAGGAGTTGTTCCGCCGCTTCATGGGCGGCTTCGGTGGCTTTGGCGGCTTCGGCGGCTTCAGCAACCTGGAGGACCTGTTCGGTGGTCCCCGGAGGCGCACCGGAAGCCGGACGCGGGTGCGCGCCACTCCGACTGTGGAACCAGTCGAGACGGAGGTCTCCATCCCCTTCCTAACCGCCGCGCTGGGGGGCACGGTTTCCATCCAGGTGGGCGGGCGGCAGATCGATGTCAAAGTTCCACCAGGGATCGAAGAGGGAAAGAAGTTGCGCGTGCCGGCGGAGGCCACCGGCAGTACGGACGTGCTGCTCAAGGTGCATATCGAACCCCACCCCTATTTCCGCCGGGAAGGGAACGATCTGCTTCTGGATGTGCCCATCAGCATTGCCGAGGCCATCCTGGGCGGAAGCGTCGAGGTTCCCACGCTCACCGGGGAGCGGCTGGAAGTGAAAGTGCAACCCGGCACGTCCAGCGGCAAGCGCGCCCGCATCCGCGGCAAAGGCATTCAGGGCGGGGATTTGTACCTGGTGTTCAAAGTTATGGTGCCGCCGGGGGAAGTCGATGCCCACAGCCGGGAGTTGATCGCCGAGTTCGCCCGACGCAACCCCTACAATCCGCGGGCCAATGTACCTTGGGCCTCGGCCTAA
- a CDS encoding DUF3754 domain-containing protein encodes MAEYADREHFIPLRVPDLLDLLCTDSGPGGVNPLTAEEREQFRAFADAAAACVHAQCHAHLQRLKNAYAPFDPDADTRPLRQLTAQERAQACQSLMADIIHLMERANYIRLTRPELEQIMQGASDWGVDMDVEWNCFETLEVFIRGKGIGKRVRRRWYRLFRRETVSVPIFQRVVIVLKQRPHRRLGSYADTESVFLKLFKDIPQMDIEMLLPGTRIKMPWTDRCKLGGSAAGSIGYVGWKLSAVPLTGFTLAGGTGLLGLLTLYTPLALILGYGYKTYASFQTTRQTYMLQLHQSLYYQNLDNNAGVFHRMMDEAEEQELREILLSYFYLWRYARAPGWSAAELDDYVELDLERRLNMKIDFEIDDALAKLRRLGLVEIRETLADADSAAELSLAAPTTPASAPPRRLERFLAVPIATATEKLRQFAVSSVSITETAGRIATAETETLPEAEEVGA; translated from the coding sequence ATGGCCGAATATGCCGACCGCGAACATTTCATCCCCCTGCGGGTCCCCGACCTGCTCGATCTGCTCTGTACGGACAGCGGTCCGGGAGGTGTCAATCCACTGACGGCGGAGGAACGCGAGCAATTCCGCGCCTTCGCTGATGCCGCGGCGGCCTGCGTCCACGCCCAGTGCCATGCCCACTTGCAGCGCCTCAAAAACGCCTATGCCCCTTTCGACCCCGATGCCGATACCCGTCCCTTGCGCCAGCTTACTGCCCAGGAACGCGCCCAGGCCTGCCAGTCCTTGATGGCGGACATCATCCACCTGATGGAGCGGGCCAATTACATCCGCCTGACCCGCCCGGAGCTGGAACAGATCATGCAAGGGGCCAGCGACTGGGGCGTGGATATGGATGTGGAGTGGAATTGCTTTGAGACCCTGGAGGTGTTCATCCGAGGGAAAGGGATCGGTAAGCGGGTCCGCCGCCGCTGGTATCGCCTCTTCCGCCGGGAAACGGTGTCCGTGCCCATCTTCCAGCGGGTCGTCATTGTCCTCAAACAGCGGCCCCACCGCCGCCTCGGCTCTTATGCCGACACCGAAAGCGTCTTCCTCAAACTCTTCAAAGACATCCCCCAGATGGACATCGAGATGCTCCTCCCCGGCACACGGATCAAAATGCCCTGGACGGACCGCTGCAAACTCGGCGGTTCCGCGGCGGGTTCCATCGGCTACGTCGGCTGGAAGCTCAGCGCCGTCCCGCTGACCGGCTTCACCCTCGCCGGCGGCACGGGCCTACTCGGCTTGCTGACCCTCTACACCCCCCTGGCCCTGATCCTCGGCTACGGCTACAAGACCTACGCCAGCTTCCAGACCACCCGGCAAACCTACATGCTCCAGCTTCACCAGAGCCTTTACTATCAGAACCTGGACAACAACGCCGGCGTGTTCCACCGCATGATGGACGAAGCCGAGGAACAGGAATTGCGGGAAATCCTCCTGTCCTACTTCTACCTCTGGCGTTATGCCCGCGCCCCCGGCTGGTCCGCTGCCGAATTGGATGACTACGTCGAACTGGACCTGGAACGGCGCCTCAACATGAAGATCGACTTTGAAATCGACGACGCTCTGGCCAAGCTCCGCCGCCTCGGCCTGGTGGAAATCCGGGAAACCCTCGCAGATGCAGACTCCGCAGCCGAGTTGTCCCTAGCTGCTCCCACAACCCCGGCTTCAGCACCGCCCCGCCGCCTGGAACGCTTCCTCGCCGTCCCCATTGCCACCGCCACGGAAAAACTCCGCCAGTTCGCCGTCAGCAGCGTCTCCATCACCGAGACTGCCGGCCGCATCGCCACCGCCGAGACCGAAACGCTCCCCGAAGCCGAAGAGGTGGGCGCCTAA
- a CDS encoding alpha/beta hydrolase, translating into MQTSRSWNAQPGQAKVWRLVMVALGGLAGVMAGGWGRPGQAQAADDMEAPRSLSAAHRLEAQPSGQITVDSRNDEAAGVAELFRFPKPYTFRYTLRLRQELICCGVRIYDLTFPSPVTTDVVENNTVHAELFLPPGAGPFPAAIVLDIMQGNALVSRAKALWLAQHGVAGLVVHMAYYGPRRPPGSSIRLISTDLPRTLSGVRQTVLDIRCATAWLASQPVFDSQRLGLAGTSLGSLIGAIAAANEPRLQHVCLLLGGGGLVDAYADHPLAQRYLPLIEAAGGKAALRALIAPMDPLTYAPQLRRKNLLLICAARDDIVPPRAGRQLWEATGKPRILWLEATHVGAAAYLLPMFQAMTEHLRGDSVRTP; encoded by the coding sequence ATGCAGACGAGCCGATCGTGGAACGCACAGCCGGGTCAGGCGAAGGTGTGGCGGCTGGTCATGGTAGCCTTGGGTGGGCTGGCCGGGGTGATGGCCGGAGGGTGGGGCCGTCCGGGTCAGGCGCAGGCCGCAGATGATATGGAAGCGCCACGCTCCCTCTCGGCAGCGCACCGCCTGGAAGCTCAGCCCAGCGGGCAGATCACGGTGGATTCTCGCAACGACGAGGCGGCCGGTGTCGCTGAATTGTTCCGCTTTCCCAAGCCCTACACCTTTCGCTATACCTTGCGGTTGCGGCAGGAGTTGATCTGCTGCGGCGTGCGGATTTACGATCTGACCTTTCCCTCGCCGGTGACCACGGACGTGGTGGAGAACAACACGGTGCATGCGGAGTTGTTCCTGCCACCTGGCGCGGGTCCGTTTCCAGCGGCCATCGTTTTGGACATCATGCAGGGGAATGCGCTGGTATCGCGGGCCAAGGCTTTGTGGCTAGCGCAGCATGGGGTGGCGGGTCTGGTGGTGCACATGGCGTACTACGGGCCGCGCCGCCCGCCGGGAAGCTCCATCCGCCTGATCTCCACCGACCTTCCCCGCACACTCAGCGGCGTCCGGCAGACGGTGTTGGACATCCGCTGTGCGACCGCCTGGCTAGCCAGCCAACCGGTGTTTGATTCCCAGCGGCTCGGTCTGGCCGGGACGAGCCTGGGCAGCCTCATCGGGGCGATCGCGGCCGCCAACGAACCGCGGCTGCAACACGTCTGCCTCCTGCTGGGCGGCGGCGGACTGGTCGATGCCTACGCGGATCATCCCCTGGCGCAGCGCTATCTGCCCTTGATCGAAGCCGCGGGAGGCAAGGCCGCTCTCCGCGCCCTGATCGCCCCAATGGACCCGCTCACTTACGCTCCCCAATTACGACGCAAAAACCTGCTGCTGATCTGCGCGGCTCGCGATGACATCGTGCCACCACGAGCCGGACGGCAACTCTGGGAAGCCACCGGCAAGCCCCGCATCCTCTGGCTCGAAGCCACCCATGTCGGAGCCGCCGCCTATCTGCTGCCCATGTTCCAGGCCATGACCGAGCATCTGCGCGGCGACTCCGTCCGCACCCCCTGA